From the genome of Silurus meridionalis isolate SWU-2019-XX chromosome 20, ASM1480568v1, whole genome shotgun sequence, one region includes:
- the LOC124403266 gene encoding secretory phospholipase A2 receptor-like — MVTVSVLFLLLSAFSPPVHNRFFTFHLISGSMNQTEGRAACRENHTDLVTVHSDEDNTELCNMIQKNGYYLGWIGLIRGQFSEKWSNGDPVTFRSLAGVCGTSTCCAALKPDGSWESLQCTGTRYFMCYKEGDTETRQNYHLILENKTWYEAQRYCRSKYTDLVSIRDQQQNEEVKMKGLNSNTLFWIGLLRDDWQWTDGGNSTYRNWASGFPQSSSSGDCVSLWPGGQWYSVLCSNDYHFTLCDTSTIHVSDVAMSWEKALDYCQHGNRAGILNIDSEAEQKELESELRRRRVPAGSLWVGLGPKRLSELKVSSGPLTCEDVKRQTESPPSRCPADTHTAGAEPEYVMDSTELRVACRLK; from the exons ATGGTAACCGTTTCAGTCCTGTTCCTCCTGCTCTCAG CTTTTTCTCCTCCAGTCCACAACCGCTTCTTTACATTCCATCTCATTTCTGGGTCCATGAATCAGACTGAGGGTCGAGCAGCTTGTAGAGAAAATCACACTGATCTCGTCACTGTGCACTCTGATGAAGACAACACTGAGCTGTGTAATATGATACAGAAGAATGGTTATTATTTGGGATGGATTGGTCTCATTCGTGGTCAGTTCAGTGAGAAATGGTCTAATGGTGATCCTGTAACATTCAGAAGTCTGGCAGGTGTTTGTGGAACATCGACCTGCTGTGCTGCTCTGAAGCCTGATGGTTCATGGGAAAGTCTTCAGTGCACAGGGACAAGATATTTCATGTGTTATAAAGAAG GCGACACTGAAACCCGTCAGAATTATCATCTAATCCTTGAGAATAAGACCTGGTATGAAGCTCAGCGTTACTGCAGGAGTAAATACACCGACCTGGTCAGCATCAGAGATCAGCAACAGAATGAAGAGGTGAAGATGAAAGGGTTAAACAGTAACACACTCTTCTGGATCGGTCTGCTGCGTGATGACTGGCAGTGGACTGATGGAGGAAACTCCACCTATAGAAACTGGGCGAGTGGTTTTcctcaatcatcatcatcaggtgACTGTGTATCACTGTGGCCTGGAGGACAATGGTATTCAGTGTTATGCAGTAATGATTATCACTTCACTCTGTGCGACA CTTCCACCATCCATGTGAGTGATGTGGCTATGAGCTGGGAGAAAGCTCTGGATTACTGTCAGCACGGGAACAGGGCTGGAATTCTCAACATTGATTCTGAAGCTGAACAGAAGGAGTTGGAGTCTGAGCTCAGGAGGAGGCGTGTCCCCGCAGGGTCTCTGTGGGTGGGGCTTGGACCGAAGCGTCTCTCTGAGCTGAAGGTGTCGTCCGGTCCACTGACCTGCGAGGACgtgaagagacagacagaatctCCACCGTCTCGCTGtcctgctgacacacacacagcaggagcAGAACCTGAGTATGTGATGGACTCGACTGAACTTCGGGTCGCGTGTAGACTGAAGTAA